The nucleotide window ACTGTCACGGAAATCAGCGTAGAATTGGGTATTCCCTATCTCACGCTTTATACTTTTTCTACCGAAAACTGGTCGCGCCCACCTTTGGAAGTGAAGGCTTTGATGGAGTTGCTCGCAATAACTGTAGAAAAAGAAGTGCCGATGCTGATAGAAAATGGCGTAAAATTGAATACTATCGGCAATATCAGGCAACTACCGGAGCGTTCTTATCGTAAATTAGAAGAAGCCAAACAACTTACGCAACACGGAAATAAGCTCACGCTTACTTTGGCTCTGAATTACAGTGCGCGCTGGGAAATTACCGAAGCGATGAAAAAAGTAGCCGCCGATGCAGCACTCGGAAAAGTAAAGCCCGAAAATATTTCGCAGGAAACCGTACATACTTATATGCAAACCCACAATATGCCCGACCCCGAATTGCTCATACGCACCAGCGGTGAATATCGCATCAGCAATTTTTTGTTGTGGCAAATTGCCTATGCCGAATTGTACTTTACTGATGTGCTGTGGCCTGATTTTACCAAAGAAGAATTTTGTAAGGCTATTTTGAATTTTCAGCATCGCGAACGCCGCTTCGGAAAAACCAGCGAACAATTGGCATAGCCTTAAAATATTACTTAAAAAACATTTATATTTTTTTATTGTAAAAAATATTGATTTTCAATATATTAATACAACTTTTGCAATCAAAAAAATTATCATTACCTACATCATTTCAATACAT belongs to Sphingobacteriales bacterium and includes:
- a CDS encoding isoprenyl transferase; the encoded protein is MNYKDFLIPEKLPRHVAIIMDGNGRWAKKQQGKDRIFGHHMGVKAVRTVTEISVELGIPYLTLYTFSTENWSRPPLEVKALMELLAITVEKEVPMLIENGVKLNTIGNIRQLPERSYRKLEEAKQLTQHGNKLTLTLALNYSARWEITEAMKKVAADAALGKVKPENISQETVHTYMQTHNMPDPELLIRTSGEYRISNFLLWQIAYAELYFTDVLWPDFTKEEFCKAILNFQHRERRFGKTSEQLA